The following proteins are co-located in the Dyadobacter chenwenxiniae genome:
- a CDS encoding KUP/HAK/KT family potassium transporter, translated as MESKHKLDKVTAAGVLVAFGIIYGDIGTSPLYVMQAIILDEMITAEIIYGAISCIFWTLTLQTTVKYVILILRADNKGEGGIFALYALVRKHAKWLTVPAVIGGSTLLADGIITPPISVSSAVEGLQLIYPNIQTVPIVIGILTLIFVIQAFGTKVVGRAFGPIMITWFVMLGVLGLFQILEHPEILKALNPVYGYDLITKHPGGFWILGAVFLCTTGAEALYSDLGHCGRENIRVSWIFVKICLLLNYFGQGAWLISEMGNLLEARKPFYEIMPEWWLLPGVVIATLAAIIASQAVITGSFTLISEAIRLNFWPKVRLIYPSDQKGQLYVPSINWLLWMGCCGVVLYFGKSSNMEAAYGLAITLTMIMTTILFSYYLYIKRVNLWIVIVFMFIYLCIEGMFLGANLLKFTHGGWFTILVGTIVAGLMTVWLKAFYIKLRLTEYTKLEKYLPALHELSRDISIPKYTTHLVFMTNASRATEIETKVIYSIFQKRPKRADVYWFIHVDITDDPYTMEYKVLSDDDNNDNVIKINFRLGFRVDQRINMFFRKVVEDMVMNKEVDITSRYESLSRQNITGDFRFVVLERFLSFENDLPLFEQLVMKTYFFVKDFTTAEDKWFGLDSSSVKIEKVPLIIRPVENVKLRRVFS; from the coding sequence ATGGAATCAAAGCATAAATTAGATAAAGTTACGGCAGCGGGTGTCCTGGTTGCGTTCGGGATTATTTATGGAGATATAGGCACCTCTCCGCTTTACGTAATGCAGGCGATCATCCTGGATGAGATGATCACAGCAGAGATCATTTACGGCGCTATTTCCTGCATTTTCTGGACGCTTACCTTACAAACGACTGTCAAATACGTAATCCTGATTTTACGGGCTGATAATAAAGGGGAAGGCGGAATTTTTGCACTTTACGCACTCGTCCGGAAGCACGCCAAATGGCTCACTGTGCCTGCGGTTATAGGTGGCAGTACATTGCTCGCCGACGGGATCATCACCCCTCCTATTTCCGTTTCGTCCGCTGTGGAAGGTTTACAGCTCATTTATCCCAACATTCAGACTGTCCCCATCGTAATCGGCATCCTGACGCTAATATTTGTTATTCAAGCATTTGGAACCAAGGTCGTTGGCCGTGCATTCGGCCCCATTATGATCACCTGGTTTGTTATGCTGGGCGTTTTGGGGCTCTTCCAGATCCTGGAACACCCGGAAATACTAAAAGCCCTTAACCCGGTTTACGGCTACGACCTCATCACCAAACATCCCGGCGGTTTCTGGATCCTCGGGGCCGTTTTCCTTTGTACAACGGGTGCGGAAGCATTGTATTCCGACCTGGGACACTGCGGCCGCGAGAACATCCGTGTGAGTTGGATTTTTGTAAAAATATGCTTGCTACTCAACTATTTCGGCCAGGGCGCATGGCTTATTTCTGAAATGGGCAACCTGCTCGAAGCACGCAAACCATTTTATGAAATCATGCCCGAATGGTGGCTCCTTCCCGGCGTTGTCATCGCCACATTAGCAGCTATTATCGCCAGCCAGGCTGTTATAACCGGTTCATTTACATTGATATCCGAAGCGATCCGCTTGAATTTCTGGCCGAAAGTGCGGTTGATTTATCCAAGCGATCAAAAAGGCCAACTATATGTGCCCAGCATCAACTGGCTGCTGTGGATGGGCTGCTGCGGCGTAGTTCTATATTTTGGAAAATCCTCCAATATGGAAGCTGCTTATGGTCTGGCGATAACGTTAACCATGATCATGACGACCATTTTATTCTCCTATTATTTGTATATCAAACGGGTTAACTTGTGGATTGTCATTGTTTTCATGTTCATTTATTTGTGCATTGAGGGCATGTTCCTGGGGGCTAACCTGCTGAAATTTACGCATGGAGGCTGGTTTACAATTCTGGTCGGAACAATAGTGGCCGGTTTGATGACGGTTTGGCTGAAAGCTTTCTACATTAAGCTGCGATTGACTGAATATACCAAGCTGGAAAAGTATTTACCTGCATTACACGAGCTTAGCCGCGATATTAGTATTCCAAAATACACGACGCACCTCGTGTTTATGACCAATGCTTCACGGGCAACAGAAATTGAAACGAAAGTCATTTATTCTATATTCCAAAAACGGCCCAAACGTGCTGACGTTTACTGGTTTATCCACGTCGATATTACGGATGACCCGTATACAATGGAGTACAAAGTGCTGTCGGACGACGACAACAATGATAATGTGATCAAAATCAATTTCCGGCTTGGCTTCCGGGTGGATCAAAGGATCAATATGTTCTTCAGGAAAGTGGTTGAGGATATGGTGATGAACAAAGAAGTGGACATTACCAGCCGTTACGAATCGCTCAGCAGACAGAACATTACGGGAGATTTCCGCTTTGTTGTGCTGGAAAGGTTCCTGTCCTTTGAAAACGACCTGCCGCTCTTTGAACAGCTTGTTATGAAGACTTATTTCTTCGTAAAAGACTTCACCACGGCTGAGGATAAATGGTTTGGTCTGGACAGCAGCTCCGTCAAAATAGAGAAAGTGCCCTTGATTATCCGGCCGGTTGAGAATGTGAAGCTGCGGCGCGTTTTTAGCTAG
- a CDS encoding metal-dependent transcriptional regulator, giving the protein MQNSFTEENYLKIIHALSGREGVEVSTNALAESTSTRAASVTDMLRKLAEKGLIHYKKYQGVRLTDSGEKVAIKVIRKHRLWEVFLVEKLGFGWDEVHDIAEELEHIPSEILVEKLDTFLGHPRFDPHGDPIPDAKGNLTEPDYTILTDIQVGEKVLMMGVLDHAPSFLQHLDRSGITLGAVIEVKEINEYDKSASVQINGGQTLFISLEVSKNLLVQRR; this is encoded by the coding sequence ATGCAAAACTCCTTCACAGAAGAAAATTATTTAAAGATCATTCACGCACTTTCCGGCCGTGAGGGCGTGGAGGTAAGCACGAATGCGCTGGCAGAAAGCACATCCACCCGAGCTGCTTCCGTAACAGATATGTTACGTAAACTGGCGGAGAAAGGATTAATCCATTACAAAAAATATCAGGGCGTAAGACTTACCGATAGCGGTGAAAAGGTCGCTATTAAGGTGATCCGCAAGCACCGGCTTTGGGAAGTGTTTTTGGTTGAAAAATTGGGTTTTGGCTGGGACGAGGTGCACGACATTGCGGAGGAATTGGAACATATTCCATCCGAGATCCTGGTCGAGAAACTGGACACATTCCTGGGTCACCCCAGATTTGATCCCCACGGCGACCCGATCCCCGACGCCAAGGGCAACCTTACCGAACCCGATTACACCATTCTGACTGACATTCAGGTGGGTGAAAAAGTGCTGATGATGGGCGTTCTGGATCACGCGCCGTCTTTTTTACAACATCTGGATCGGTCAGGCATTACATTGGGTGCCGTTATAGAAGTGAAAGAGATTAATGAATATGATAAATCAGCTTCTGTACAAATAAACGGCGGTCAGACGTTGTTTATCAGTCTCGAGGTGTCCAAAAATTTACTGGTTCAGCGCCGATGA
- a CDS encoding Nramp family divalent metal transporter has translation MIDSLKIQETQRNTTPGEGGRLASLSEVHSSIVVPEGAGFWKKLMAFTGPGLMVAVGYIDPGNWATDIEGGSRFGYTLLSVILISNLFAMLLQHLSLKLGIASGRDLAQACRDYYSRPVSFVLWVLSEIAIAATDLAEVIGSAIALNLLFGLPLPLGVLFTAFDVLIVLYFQQKGFRIIESIVAGLMGIILLSFIYEMVVSQPSMAGIMDGLIPKTQIVTDSGMLYIAIGILGATVMPHNLYLHSSIVQTRAFNRDDEGKKSAIRFATIDSTVSLFLAFFINASILILAATAFHSNGHFEIADITDAYHLLDPVLGVGLAGIFFALALLASGQSSTLTGTLAGQIVMEGFLNIRLKPWLRRLITRGIAIVPALIVSYLYGEKGTADLLVFSQVILSLQLSFAVVPLVFFTSNSQIMGRFANSKVLTILAWVITSVIICLNLFLLWKTFT, from the coding sequence ATGATTGATAGTTTGAAAATACAGGAGACCCAGCGTAACACGACACCTGGTGAAGGCGGAAGGCTTGCTTCTTTATCAGAAGTGCATTCCTCGATAGTCGTTCCGGAAGGTGCAGGATTCTGGAAAAAATTGATGGCATTTACGGGGCCGGGGTTAATGGTCGCCGTGGGATATATAGACCCGGGGAACTGGGCGACAGACATTGAAGGTGGCTCGCGGTTTGGTTATACATTGCTATCCGTTATACTGATTTCCAACCTGTTTGCCATGCTTTTGCAGCATCTTTCGCTCAAACTGGGCATTGCGTCCGGCCGTGATCTGGCGCAGGCCTGCCGGGATTACTATTCCAGACCGGTTTCATTTGTCCTTTGGGTGCTTTCGGAAATCGCTATTGCTGCCACGGACCTGGCCGAAGTGATCGGTTCAGCCATCGCATTAAACCTTCTTTTCGGTCTCCCATTGCCGCTAGGCGTGCTTTTTACAGCTTTTGACGTGCTGATTGTGCTTTATTTTCAGCAAAAAGGATTTCGCATTATCGAAAGCATTGTTGCGGGTTTGATGGGCATTATCCTGCTGAGCTTTATTTATGAAATGGTCGTTTCCCAGCCTTCCATGGCCGGAATTATGGATGGCCTGATCCCAAAAACACAAATTGTAACGGATTCGGGAATGCTCTACATTGCCATTGGGATCCTGGGCGCGACGGTAATGCCGCATAACCTTTACCTGCATTCCAGCATTGTGCAAACGCGGGCTTTTAACCGCGACGACGAAGGCAAGAAATCCGCCATACGCTTCGCTACGATAGATTCTACCGTTTCTTTATTCCTCGCATTTTTTATCAATGCTTCCATCCTGATCCTCGCTGCAACGGCTTTCCACTCAAACGGACACTTTGAAATTGCGGACATTACGGACGCATATCATTTACTGGATCCTGTATTGGGTGTTGGTCTGGCGGGGATATTCTTCGCACTAGCCTTGCTTGCTTCCGGCCAGAGTTCCACATTGACAGGCACATTAGCCGGGCAGATCGTCATGGAAGGATTTTTGAATATCCGGCTGAAACCCTGGCTGCGTCGCCTCATTACGCGAGGCATTGCGATTGTTCCTGCACTGATCGTTTCCTATTTGTATGGAGAAAAGGGAACGGCCGATCTGCTGGTGTTCAGTCAGGTAATTTTGTCACTGCAATTGAGCTTTGCAGTTGTGCCGCTGGTGTTTTTCACTTCCAATAGCCAGATCATGGGACGCTTCGCGAACTCGAAGGTTTTGACCATTTTAGCATGGGTTATCACCTCGGTTATCATCTGTCTGAACCTCTTTTTGTTGTGGAAAACATTCACCTGA